One genomic window of Prochlorococcus marinus str. NATL2A includes the following:
- a CDS encoding histidine triad nucleotide-binding protein, producing the protein MTTIFDKILSGEIPCDEVFSDNKCLAFKDITPQAPTHILIIPRKPIPSLQDIKKEDQELLGHLLLKGTEIANAAGLESWRTIINTGEEAGQTVFHLHIHIIGGRKLSWPPG; encoded by the coding sequence ATGACAACAATCTTCGATAAAATTCTTAGCGGTGAAATTCCATGTGATGAGGTTTTTAGTGATAACAAATGCCTAGCTTTCAAAGATATTACCCCTCAAGCACCTACTCACATTTTAATAATTCCTAGAAAACCTATTCCAAGTCTGCAAGATATAAAAAAAGAAGATCAAGAATTACTTGGGCACTTACTGCTAAAAGGGACCGAAATTGCAAATGCTGCTGGTTTAGAAAGTTGGAGAACCATAATTAATACAGGAGAAGAAGCAGGTCAAACAGTCTTTCACTTACATATTCATATCATTGGCGGAAGGAAGTTAAGTTGGCCACCTGGATAA
- the def gene encoding peptide deformylase — protein sequence MAGSFAQLAKNAEKKKPSISVSKEPVENPPLKVYQLGDEALRTPANRIVKVDDAIRKLAKDMLITMYSSKGIGLAAPQVGIQKRLLVIDLKFEDPNSPPMVFINPEIISSSATLDTYEEGCLSIPGVYLNVLRPSSIKLSYRDEMGRPKKMNADGLMARCIQHEIDHLNGVCFVDKVTDEEELKKQLNENNFKRSDVIKETN from the coding sequence TTGGCTGGCAGTTTTGCTCAACTTGCAAAAAATGCAGAAAAAAAGAAGCCCTCAATTTCAGTTTCTAAAGAACCTGTCGAGAATCCCCCTTTGAAGGTGTATCAGCTGGGAGACGAGGCTTTAAGAACTCCAGCTAATCGTATCGTCAAAGTTGATGATGCAATTAGAAAGTTAGCGAAAGATATGCTGATAACTATGTATTCATCAAAAGGGATTGGTTTAGCAGCACCTCAAGTAGGAATACAAAAGAGATTGTTAGTTATTGATTTAAAGTTTGAAGATCCAAATTCTCCACCGATGGTATTTATAAATCCTGAGATAATTTCATCTAGTGCAACCTTAGATACATATGAAGAAGGTTGTCTAAGTATCCCTGGAGTTTACCTTAATGTTTTACGACCCTCCTCAATCAAATTAAGCTATAGAGATGAAATGGGTAGACCAAAAAAAATGAATGCGGACGGTCTCATGGCAAGATGCATTCAGCACGAAATAGACCACTTAAATGGTGTCTGTTTTGTAGATAAAGTAACTGATGAAGAAGAGCTGAAAAAACAATTAAATGAGAATAATTTCAAGCGAAGCGATGTAATAAAAGAAACGAATTGA
- a CDS encoding alpha/beta hydrolase family protein produces the protein MKNKTMRILDAEKVYGEAPIFKEPRIIGDWILWLEQRPNEKGRTTALIRPWGQKDVLPQELTPYPSDLRTKIHGYGGAPLTATLDGSDLILTWVDNKDNRLWMRTWFYEEEKEKSFSFKFIPKIESICLTKKHNYFLAGGVIDLEKNIWIGLMEDEEGDHIVSYSLKKSEQYPRIIYSSQGLLGYLALNSKDRKLAWVEWKNTSMPWDLNELKLAKLGEQENIINIVTLNNEYLKCTEKISFFNPIWSDTGDLFVAEDSSGWWNITQIKTDLNNNSITIFQNQWSIKAEIAFPQWVLGMSSFSCVGDNVVGAFAQEGIWTLALFQKDGSIKTFDQTFIEFSGIHSHQNRLVAIASSAEITEGIFEIDLLNQSWEHTPASSFSLDSKEISIGESFWFIGSNEEKVHAWYYPPLNKQILLPPLLVKSHSGPTGMARCGLDLEVQFWTSRGWAVVDVNYGGSSGFGREYRDRLRGNWGVIDVMDCTKAAQSLIASGKADKDRIAIMGSSASGFTALGCLISADIFNIGACKYAVTDLIGMANSTHRFEEFYLDYLIGNIETDYEKYLKRSPIENVNCMNMPLILFHGLKDKVIPSDQSIAIKEELLKREIPVQINLFENEGHGFKDGKIKVDVLNKTEAFFRQYLNI, from the coding sequence ATGAAGAACAAAACAATGAGAATCTTGGATGCTGAAAAAGTTTATGGAGAAGCCCCCATATTTAAAGAGCCTCGCATAATAGGTGATTGGATTTTATGGTTAGAACAAAGACCAAACGAAAAGGGAAGAACTACAGCTTTAATCAGACCTTGGGGACAAAAAGACGTATTACCTCAGGAGTTAACACCTTATCCAAGTGATTTAAGGACAAAAATTCATGGATATGGCGGTGCTCCGCTAACAGCTACTCTCGATGGATCTGATCTTATATTGACTTGGGTTGACAATAAAGACAACCGCTTATGGATGAGAACTTGGTTTTACGAGGAAGAAAAAGAAAAATCTTTTTCTTTTAAATTTATACCTAAAATAGAATCAATTTGTCTTACAAAAAAACATAACTATTTTCTTGCAGGTGGCGTGATTGATCTTGAAAAAAATATTTGGATTGGTTTGATGGAGGATGAAGAAGGGGATCATATAGTTTCTTACTCTCTAAAAAAATCTGAACAATATCCAAGAATTATTTATTCATCTCAGGGATTATTAGGTTATCTTGCTCTAAATTCTAAAGATAGAAAATTAGCATGGGTCGAGTGGAAAAATACTTCAATGCCTTGGGATTTAAATGAATTAAAATTAGCTAAATTAGGTGAGCAAGAAAATATAATTAATATAGTAACTTTGAATAATGAATATTTAAAATGCACAGAAAAAATATCATTTTTTAATCCTATTTGGTCCGATACAGGTGACCTTTTTGTCGCTGAAGATAGTAGTGGCTGGTGGAATATAACGCAGATAAAAACTGACTTAAATAATAATTCAATTACTATTTTCCAGAATCAATGGTCTATTAAGGCTGAAATTGCTTTCCCACAATGGGTCCTCGGGATGTCGAGCTTTTCATGTGTGGGGGATAATGTCGTTGGCGCTTTTGCTCAGGAAGGAATTTGGACTTTAGCTCTATTTCAAAAAGATGGATCTATCAAGACTTTTGATCAGACTTTTATTGAATTCTCAGGTATTCATTCGCATCAAAATCGACTGGTTGCAATTGCCAGTAGTGCAGAAATTACTGAAGGGATTTTTGAAATAGATTTATTGAATCAAAGTTGGGAACATACTCCTGCCTCTTCATTTAGCTTGGATTCAAAGGAAATAAGTATTGGCGAATCTTTTTGGTTTATTGGATCGAATGAAGAGAAAGTACATGCTTGGTATTACCCTCCTCTGAATAAACAAATATTGTTACCTCCTTTGTTGGTCAAAAGTCATAGCGGACCTACTGGTATGGCTCGTTGTGGATTGGATCTTGAGGTGCAATTTTGGACATCAAGAGGTTGGGCGGTCGTAGACGTTAATTATGGAGGCTCTTCTGGTTTTGGTAGGGAATATAGAGATCGATTAAGAGGTAATTGGGGAGTAATCGATGTTATGGATTGCACTAAGGCAGCTCAGTCATTGATTGCATCTGGTAAGGCTGACAAGGACCGGATAGCAATTATGGGGAGCAGCGCATCGGGTTTTACAGCTTTAGGTTGTTTGATATCTGCTGACATTTTTAATATTGGTGCATGTAAATATGCTGTTACTGATTTGATTGGTATGGCTAATTCAACGCATAGGTTTGAAGAATTTTATTTAGATTATTTAATAGGAAACATAGAAACTGATTATGAGAAATATCTGAAAAGATCGCCAATTGAAAATGTCAATTGTATGAATATGCCATTGATTTTGTTTCATGGTTTAAAAGATAAAGTTATACCCTCTGATCAATCTATTGCGATTAAAGAAGAATTGTTAAAGCGTGAAATTCCTGTGCAAATCAATTTGTTTGAGAACGAAGGCCATGGATTTAAGGACGGTAAAATCAAAGTTGATGTATTAAACAAAACAGAGGCTTTTTTTAGACAATATCTAAATATTTAA
- a CDS encoding aminotransferase class V-fold PLP-dependent enzyme, translating to MNNLVKNIAEKSRNDFPLFNGDINKNLIYLDHAATSQKPKQVIDSLKKYYSFQNANVHRGAHQLSALATEKFENSRKLTANFINSKNEKEIIFTRNATEAINLVAYTWGNYELQENDEILISLMEHHSNIVPWQLIAKAKKCKLIYINIDKNGELDFDDFKKKLSDKTKIVSLVHVSNTLGCCNPIEEISSLAHQKGSLVLLDACQSLAHKQVDIKKLGIDFLAGSSHKLCGPTGIGFLWGREEILKKIPPFLGGGEMINEVFKDNSTWAELPHKFEAGTPAIGEAIGMGTALQYLQSIGLNEIHNYEKELTKYLFEKLEEIDDLKILGPSPLIQPDRGPLATFYIKGIHSNDVAELLDNSNIYIRSGHHCCQPLHRFYGIKSTARASLSFTSTPSEIDSLAEELKSVISFLKKNS from the coding sequence GTGAACAATTTAGTAAAAAATATTGCTGAAAAAAGTAGAAATGATTTCCCATTATTTAATGGAGATATTAATAAAAATTTAATATACTTAGATCATGCAGCGACTAGTCAAAAGCCTAAACAAGTTATAGATTCTCTAAAAAAATACTATAGCTTTCAAAATGCCAACGTTCATAGAGGTGCCCATCAACTAAGTGCACTCGCAACAGAAAAATTTGAAAATTCTAGAAAGTTAACAGCAAATTTTATAAATAGTAAGAATGAAAAAGAGATTATTTTTACTAGGAATGCTACGGAAGCTATAAACCTTGTGGCTTATACATGGGGCAATTATGAACTTCAGGAAAACGACGAAATCTTAATAAGTTTAATGGAGCATCACAGTAATATAGTCCCTTGGCAATTAATAGCCAAGGCAAAAAAGTGCAAGCTAATTTATATCAATATTGATAAAAACGGAGAATTAGATTTTGATGATTTTAAAAAAAAATTGAGTGATAAAACTAAAATAGTCAGCCTTGTTCACGTAAGTAATACACTAGGTTGTTGTAATCCTATCGAGGAAATTTCATCCCTTGCACACCAAAAAGGTAGCTTAGTTCTTTTAGATGCTTGCCAAAGTCTTGCTCATAAGCAGGTAGATATTAAAAAACTTGGTATTGATTTTCTGGCAGGATCTTCTCATAAACTTTGCGGTCCTACTGGAATAGGTTTTTTATGGGGTAGAGAAGAAATTTTAAAAAAAATTCCTCCTTTCCTTGGTGGAGGAGAGATGATTAATGAAGTTTTTAAGGACAACAGCACATGGGCAGAGTTACCGCATAAATTCGAAGCGGGTACTCCAGCTATTGGGGAAGCCATCGGTATGGGAACTGCACTTCAGTATTTACAGTCAATTGGATTAAACGAAATCCATAATTACGAAAAAGAATTAACAAAATATCTTTTCGAAAAATTAGAGGAAATAGATGATTTAAAAATTCTTGGTCCTAGCCCTTTAATTCAGCCTGATAGAGGGCCTTTAGCAACATTTTATATTAAAGGTATTCACTCAAATGATGTTGCTGAGTTACTTGATAACAGCAATATTTACATAAGAAGTGGTCATCATTGCTGCCAACCACTTCATCGCTTCTATGGCATAAAAAGCACAGCCAGAGCAAGCTTGAGCTTTACATCTACTCCATCTGAAATTGATTCTCTTGCTGAAGAACTAAAATCAGTAATTTCTTTTTTAAAGAAAAATTCTTAA
- the sufD gene encoding Fe-S cluster assembly protein SufD: protein MKSSSICQEWLDSLPLTEGYLKNEQSIGREFLLEKGMPSKKDEAWRLSNFNKLNSFLSLPTIIDSKGIKSVFPEKDKNRERIIINPNENPILNINLPNGIEELNKKEIEENLGEIIKSTNIKNDISVCLNQASSLDILALKVKRNHNHSLEIVIPSIEEKSISTRIFFLIEEGAKLDLLQIFLGKNNSAQNHLIEIKLEAEAEFTHGFISLGEEKESSSICTLAVDQSEKSKYSLHSIHHGWDYARFEPRIIQSEGEASTIIKGLQVTKSKEQIATHSLIRFEGPNGKLDQLQKAVASEYSHCIFNGSIEVPQKAQKTEAAQLSRNLLLSKRARIDTKPELEIVADDVRCTHGATVSQLQDEELFYLLSRGIDKQCANSLLLQGYYDEVISHFPKSAGKWNFIEKLIQDIKK from the coding sequence ATGAAATCATCATCTATTTGCCAAGAGTGGCTTGACTCTCTTCCTCTAACTGAAGGTTATTTAAAAAACGAACAATCAATAGGACGAGAATTTCTCCTAGAGAAAGGGATGCCCTCCAAGAAAGATGAAGCGTGGCGATTATCCAACTTCAATAAGTTAAATAGTTTTTTGTCGTTACCAACGATTATCGATAGCAAAGGTATTAAATCTGTCTTTCCAGAAAAGGATAAAAATAGAGAAAGAATTATAATTAATCCTAATGAAAATCCAATTTTAAATATTAATTTACCTAATGGAATTGAAGAGCTAAATAAAAAAGAGATTGAAGAGAATCTAGGTGAAATAATTAAGTCAACTAATATAAAGAATGACATATCAGTCTGTCTTAATCAGGCATCTAGCTTAGATATATTAGCTTTAAAAGTTAAGCGTAATCACAATCATTCATTAGAGATAGTAATTCCATCGATAGAGGAAAAGTCAATCTCAACTAGAATATTTTTCCTCATAGAAGAAGGAGCAAAATTAGATCTTTTACAAATTTTTCTAGGTAAAAATAATTCAGCTCAAAATCATTTAATAGAAATAAAACTAGAAGCCGAAGCAGAGTTTACTCATGGGTTTATTTCTTTAGGGGAGGAGAAAGAATCATCCTCAATTTGTACTTTAGCTGTAGATCAATCAGAAAAGAGTAAATATTCTCTACATTCAATCCATCATGGTTGGGATTATGCCCGTTTTGAACCAAGAATAATTCAAAGTGAAGGAGAAGCTTCAACAATTATCAAAGGGCTGCAAGTCACCAAATCAAAAGAGCAAATAGCTACGCACTCTTTGATTAGATTTGAAGGCCCAAATGGAAAGCTTGATCAATTACAAAAAGCAGTAGCATCTGAATATTCACATTGCATTTTCAATGGTTCGATTGAAGTTCCTCAAAAAGCACAAAAAACAGAAGCTGCTCAGCTAAGTAGAAATTTATTACTTTCTAAACGCGCCAGAATAGATACAAAACCAGAGCTTGAGATAGTTGCTGATGACGTTAGGTGTACTCATGGAGCGACTGTAAGCCAACTTCAAGATGAGGAATTATTTTATTTACTCAGTAGAGGTATTGATAAGCAATGTGCTAATTCTTTATTATTACAAGGATATTATGATGAAGTGATTTCACACTTTCCTAAAAGTGCTGGCAAATGGAACTTTATTGAAAAATTAATACAAGACATAAAAAAGTGA
- the sufC gene encoding Fe-S cluster assembly ATPase SufC yields the protein MISSTSETILSIKDLHASVEDQEILHGVNLLVKEGEIHAIMGRNGSGKSTLSKVIAGHPSYKVLSGSIQFKGKNILELEPEERARIGIFLGFQYPVEIPGVSNLEFLRVATNSRRKELLKSELDTFQFEDLVKQRLKIVEMNPAFLERSVNEGFSGGEKKRNEILQMALLEPVISILDETDSGLDIDALRIVASGINRLSQPNSATILITHYQRLLNEITPDFVHIMADGKIIKTGNKELAIDLEKSGYDCIDKNTKEKEIAK from the coding sequence GTGATTTCATCAACTTCAGAAACAATATTATCTATTAAAGATCTTCATGCCAGTGTTGAGGATCAAGAGATACTTCATGGAGTCAATCTGTTAGTAAAAGAAGGAGAAATCCATGCGATTATGGGTCGTAATGGAAGCGGAAAAAGTACACTTTCAAAAGTTATTGCTGGTCATCCATCTTACAAAGTTCTATCGGGATCTATCCAATTTAAAGGTAAGAACATTCTTGAGCTAGAACCAGAGGAAAGAGCAAGAATTGGTATCTTCCTTGGTTTCCAATACCCAGTAGAAATTCCCGGTGTTAGTAATCTCGAATTCTTAAGAGTTGCCACCAATTCAAGAAGAAAAGAATTACTTAAAAGTGAATTAGATACGTTTCAATTTGAAGATCTAGTAAAACAAAGATTGAAAATAGTTGAAATGAATCCAGCCTTTCTAGAAAGAAGCGTAAATGAGGGTTTTTCTGGCGGAGAGAAAAAACGCAACGAGATTCTTCAAATGGCTCTTCTTGAACCGGTCATCTCAATACTCGATGAAACTGACTCAGGACTTGATATTGATGCTCTTAGGATTGTTGCATCTGGGATCAATAGACTCTCGCAACCAAATTCGGCAACAATTTTAATCACCCATTATCAAAGACTGCTCAATGAAATCACTCCTGACTTTGTCCACATTATGGCTGATGGAAAAATAATAAAAACTGGCAACAAAGAACTCGCAATTGACCTTGAGAAATCAGGATATGACTGTATTGACAAAAATACCAAAGAGAAGGAAATAGCAAAATGA
- the sufB gene encoding Fe-S cluster assembly protein SufB codes for MTQSNTVEEIVSQPYKYGFITEIETEKIPKGLNEDVIRLISAKKNEPEFLLKFRLRAYEQWLKMKEPDWSGLTYSKVDYQDLVYYSAPKQDIKKKSLDEVDPKLLETFEKLGIPLSEQKRLSNVAVDAVFDSVSIATTYKEKLAEHGVIFCSISEAISEYPDLIEKYMGTVVPINDNFFAALNSAVFSDGSFVYIPKGVECPMELSSYFRINSGDTGQFERTLIIAEESSSVSYLEGCTAPMFDTNTLHAAVVELVALDNASIKYSTVQNWYAGNEEGVGGIYNFVTKRGECRGKKSKISWSQVETGSAITWKYPSCVLQGDNSIGEFYSIALTNNCQKADTGTKMIHIGKNTKSKIVSKGISAGKSKNSYRGLVSISPNAEGARNYSQCDSMLIGDKASANTYPYIQSKQPQSNIEHEASTCRISEDQLFYLQSRGIDFEESVSMLVSGFCSDVFNELPMEFASEADKLLALKLEGSVG; via the coding sequence ATGACCCAATCTAATACTGTTGAAGAAATTGTTTCCCAACCTTATAAATACGGTTTTATAACTGAAATTGAAACTGAAAAGATCCCAAAAGGATTGAATGAAGATGTCATTAGGTTAATTTCCGCCAAAAAAAATGAACCAGAATTTTTATTAAAATTTCGTTTAAGAGCTTATGAGCAATGGTTGAAGATGAAAGAACCTGATTGGTCAGGTTTAACTTATTCCAAAGTAGATTATCAGGATCTTGTTTATTATTCAGCCCCAAAACAAGACATTAAGAAGAAGAGTTTAGATGAAGTCGATCCTAAATTACTTGAAACTTTTGAAAAGCTTGGAATACCACTTAGTGAACAAAAAAGATTATCTAATGTAGCTGTAGATGCTGTCTTTGACAGTGTTTCTATAGCAACTACATATAAGGAAAAGCTAGCTGAACATGGAGTAATTTTCTGCTCTATTAGCGAGGCAATTAGCGAATACCCTGATCTAATTGAAAAATATATGGGTACAGTCGTTCCTATAAATGATAACTTTTTTGCGGCTCTAAATTCTGCAGTTTTTAGTGACGGTTCGTTTGTTTACATACCCAAAGGTGTCGAATGTCCAATGGAACTATCATCTTATTTTAGAATAAATTCTGGCGACACTGGTCAATTCGAACGAACTTTAATTATTGCCGAAGAATCCTCCTCCGTTAGTTATCTAGAGGGCTGTACAGCGCCTATGTTTGATACCAATACACTCCATGCTGCTGTTGTTGAGCTTGTCGCGCTCGATAATGCATCTATCAAATATTCAACTGTGCAAAATTGGTATGCAGGTAATGAAGAAGGAGTTGGAGGAATATATAACTTCGTCACAAAAAGAGGGGAATGTAGAGGAAAGAAAAGCAAAATAAGCTGGTCTCAAGTCGAAACAGGTTCTGCAATTACATGGAAATACCCAAGTTGCGTATTACAAGGAGACAATTCCATTGGTGAGTTTTATTCAATTGCACTTACTAATAATTGTCAGAAAGCGGATACTGGGACAAAAATGATTCATATAGGAAAAAATACAAAATCAAAAATCGTAAGTAAAGGTATCAGTGCTGGAAAGTCTAAGAATAGCTATCGAGGTCTTGTATCCATAAGCCCAAATGCTGAGGGCGCTCGAAATTACAGTCAATGTGACTCAATGTTGATCGGTGACAAAGCCAGTGCAAATACATATCCATATATTCAATCCAAACAACCTCAGTCAAATATTGAACATGAAGCTAGTACTTGTAGGATTTCAGAAGATCAACTTTTTTACTTACAAAGTAGAGGAATTGATTTCGAGGAATCAGTCTCAATGTTAGTCAGTGGATTTTGTAGTGATGTTTTCAATGAACTGCCTATGGAGTTTGCATCTGAGGCAGACAAACTTTTAGCTTTAAAATTGGAGGGTTCGGTTGGATAA